The following is a genomic window from Ahaetulla prasina isolate Xishuangbanna chromosome 9, ASM2864084v1, whole genome shotgun sequence.
gtaggcaggcaggcaggcggggcGGGGCACGTGAGGAGGCCCCGCCCCTTTGCGTGATTTCCATAGCAACAGCGCGGTCGCTCCGTCCCATTCCGGCGGTTATAAATAGTGAGCCGTCGCGCCCTCGAACCGTGATCGTTGCCGGCCTGTTTGCGGCCCAGCCGCTGGGTCGCCCTCAGCATGGAGGGCAAGACGTGGGAGAAGCCGATTTACTTAGCGATGGGGCTTGGGGGGATGCCCATGGGGCACCCCGGGCATGTGGAAAACAACGTAAGAGCCAGGCGAGGGACGGAGCTTCTGGCACCCCGGAGCCCCGATCAGAGAGTTCCCTCTTCCCTCTAGGCCTTTgccttcccccaccaccaccacataacacacatacacaaacacaaacacaaacacacacagcgcCTTCCCGAAGGCCTCCCCTCATAGCCGCATCCTGAATAACGGTGGGGGAACAAAAGGTGATCTTTGCACATGCCCAGAGGCGCTTCTGTGGGTGCTCCCTAGTGGTGGGTTGAAAGCAACTGACTGGATTGGGGCTAAATTCTCAACTTCAGTGGCTGGCCTGCCAGATATAGAGTATCCAAGGGGGTTCAAATTGGCAACTTAAAAGTATGGGTCTTCCCTTGAAGACTTTCTCGTTCATttatgggttttttcccccccaccaaagCATTCTCAGTGAGGATTATTTTTCCCCTCTATATTACCATttttttgtcattgcctcctctacttctccattttgatGTTTGTCTTCTAAAGCAATATCCCTGGAGAGATAGATTCACATGGCTCCAATTCTGATATTATAAAGATCTCGGAATAATGAAAAACCTGTCTGTTTCCTGGCCTTGGGGAGTAGAGTAGGCGCTGGTCCCTTGTGGGAAGTTCTATAGAGTATCATGTATGTGGTTCCCGCACTCCCTGACATACACAATATTTTAGGATGTTATATTGTCTTGCTTTTTAAAGTATAAGCCACCCAGAACTACTGAAATAAACATCAAGAAAACTGTAGTTGGATGGAGTTGATCAAATCCTGAACAAAAGAGAGgagaaaagtttaaaaacaaaaggcAAGGTGTGAGGCAAGGTTTGTAGGAAATAGTTGAGAGCTTTACATCAGTATAAACTAGATgtggctgcatttttttttctttatctcatTCCTTAATTCCTTATGTATTTATGGACTAATGTTTGTTTATCTGCTTTTTTTGTTACGATATACTTAACTGTTGTGTGGACAATTTTGTTTGtgaatatattctatattctactatTCCAAAGTAGATATGATCcagcagaactttttttttccagttgcccAAACCTTTTGGTCATAAACTCATCAGTTTCCTACCAGGACTTCTCTTtgctcaatttctttttttatcaatATCTGAATTCTCCTTTATCTGGTTCTTTCTGATTATCTCACACCAAGTGCTATGCCTGTTCCTCCATTGCTGGCATAAGTAGATATTTAGCAGATAAGTAGATATGCCAATCCCTCTCTTATACACAGCTTGGTACTTTTCCAATCCCTTCATCTCATTCCTACTTTTCTTGAATTTTACTTGTCTTTATCTCCAATTTTTTCTTGGGCTTAGAAGTGTAGAACTTTCTCCATTATTCACACAATACCTCAACCACAACACCATTACCAGTCTCTGTATCATCCATCTACACCCATCTACCATCTATTATCAGATTTGTTGAGAATCGGTtggcatacaagtttaattaTTAGCTAACCGTGGTTAAATTACACTGTAGCACATTGGTATCAGATTGGTTGTGTAGAACTACTGAGTCTCAGATGGTTTGTTGTCTGCCTTTTGTGCTCATAGCTTTGCAGGCCAAGCCtccctggaagacttcaacatcCTCAGCCTTTCTCAGGGACAGGTAAGAGATGAGTTTGGGTACTTACTGTTTAAAGACCACAACAGCACTGTTTCCTAAACTGTGTGCCCTAATAATGCATCCGAGAAGTATTTGAATTGCTAAGTTATAAGGCATCAATTTATAAATCATCATATACCAATACTTTCAAGGAAGATTATTAGTCCCCTGCATATGTTGGTATGATGATATTAAGTTAGCAGTCCCCAACCAttctggcaccagggaccggtttcggaagaaaaattgtcttccatgaatggggggggagggaggagggggggagagaatgatTTCATGCACATATGAAGTTTCCCTTGCTCGCCTGCCACTCGTGTGCCCTGGTTCCTAGTAGTCCAGGACTGGTACTGGTCTGTGGCCCAGTGGTAGGGACCACTGATCTAAGTGATGTGTATTCATCTGATGATATCCGGAGCTCATTGCTTATTATTTACAGCAGTACTGGACCTGTGGTCCATAGACCCCTGGTTCCACAGTGTGTGGTTGTCACGGGGtctgcaaaggcttgaagaagtgttatgatttaaatcttgaattagGTCTTGgtagtccatggccacaaaaggtatttgaaGGGAGGCTTTggtgaagaaaatgttgagaaccactgatttacgCTATTAACCAAAACtgtactgttttaatatttttgtattgATCTGCATTTGTCCAGATCAGTGGGTCTCAGCTTGTGATCTGAGAACTATTGGTTGTCCATCCAAGTATTATAGATGACTTCTACTGCAGGTACCAgaatatgtgtgcatgtgtttcaAATGGCCCCcaaatggattgattttattttgaaccCATTCATTCTCATAAAACCATGGAATATAAGAGCTGGAAGGAAACCATTTGATCCAATCTTTTCCAATAGGTTTACAAGACATTCTTTAAAATTTATTGTAAAGtttgttttattaattaaatcaCAATGAAGCAAGTCATGGTTTAATGTAGCAGATGCCCTGTTTTCCTCCCATCCCTTCTTTGGAATGAAGTTCTGAATGGGTCTGTAAGTTAAttcatactatttttttaaaaaaaatcctccagaACCATAAATCTCTAAATTGGACTTGAAATGTTTCTTAGCTatatttaagttttttaaaaaaatagcatggtCCAATCTAAAAATGTTTGGAAAATTCCTTTTAAGGATGTGTCGTTAGGAGGAACAATGCGATCATGGAGAAACAGGATGAGAAGGATGATGACAGAGGTAGGATCATTATGGATGATGGGAAGCTGTAGTTAGCCCTAGCTATGATTGAAAGAGTATGCCGATGTCTGGATTGGATCTCTTCAGATTGTGGGCACTTTTCCTGGGAATCAAATATTCCTACGTATTCCAAAgtgcctccccgccccccccccgttaAACGACCAGTCACTTATAAGAGACCTCCCCATGAATACAGGTaagctcttgacttacaaccacaattgagcccaacatttttgttgctaagcgagatagttacatgatttttgcttcattttatgacctttcttgccacggttgataagtgaatccctgcattaAATTAGTaacgctgttgttaagtgaatctgactttcccattgactttgcttgtcagaagattgcaaaagtgatcacatgacccccaggacacaACAACTGTCATTAATATGAAGCAGTTTGCCAGGCATTTGaactctgatcacgtgaccatggggatgctgcaatggtcataagcatgaaaaataatTGTAACTCACTTTTGTCAGTTGTTTTCATCacttcagtcactaagtgaactgttgtatgttgaggactacctgtacttacaacCTGGATTTGAAGTTAGGCATCCCCTCCACCCCTCCCcaaagtcacatgattgcatttcagAGCTTGGGAACTGGCCCACGTTTACGACCTTTTGCAGCAACCTGCAGTCACCAGGCAAGGATTTAACAACATTTTTTTACCAGAAACCAGTCTTTACATCCCATATGTGGCAATAAAAAAACCATCCATTGTGGACAACATGCGTGAGGAAGAAGATGGTGATGGCAGAGTGAGGGTGGGCAAAAGGACAGAGGTTGGGGGCAGTCGAAGCCCCTTGTGgccctaagtcaggggtctgcaaacttggctcttttaagacttgtgaactccagagttcctcagctttgctggctgaggaactctgggaattgaagtccacaagtcttaaaagagccaagtttgcagacccctgccctaagtgcAGGTGAGCTGCCAAACATCCGAAATTTGGTCATATGACAGTGAGGGTGTTGCAATGGCCGTAACTTCAGGGACCGGACATAGCTATTGTACAATCTGTTTGGTGCTGCGATAACTTCGAACAGTTGATAAAGGAATGGTCATTAACCAGAGTCCATCTGTATTCAGCTGTACATCCTTACCCAGTTTATGCAGACCAACATGTATGTCTGCATAAACTGGGTAATCTGTATACAGCTGAGTCCATATACCAAGGCAGTATTTATTCAAGTTTTACAGATTAACCCTTCCTTACCTGCTGACCAACAGTCCCTATTGTCTTCCTGCCAAAGATGAAATGGAAATGCATATACAAATGCAATTCCACTTGATGCTTAGTTCATTTTCTGGTGATTGAtagattctctccccccccccatcccccagagAAAAGCTGGCTGCCAAAGTTTTACATTGATGAGGACATCcatttagtacaggggtctccaatcttggcaactttaagacttgtggactttaactgccagaattcctcagtcagctttgctggctgaggaattctggcagttgaagtccacaagtcttaaagttgccaagattggagacccctgatttagtacacTGAGATTTCTAATAAGTTGAAGTTCTAATAAGATTAGAAGTTGAAATGGTTTCAGTTCATTCTTCTCCAATTAAAGAAGCCCATTTTTATTCAGCAGGCTGACTTTTCTGCTGTGGCATTTAAGGCACCTGCATATGTGGCTTATAATCCAGCTGATATAATGGGAAAGGAATAGAAACTGGAACAGTACAAGAAATATCAAGCACCAGTACTTTTCAGTTGGTACAATTTTGCCTATAGCCTGGTGAAAAAGCCACTGTCCAGGCAGTTTGAAAAGAAAGGTCTTCCCTTAGGTGTGTTCTATCGGTAGAGGGTATAAGCAGCACCCTCTTGGCTTCCGAGTccattttttttcagcaaaatgCTTCACTAGTTTATTTTTCTCACTTTACCCAGTGAGTGTGGCAGAAATGTCTCTCCTGAATAAGCTGATCCGGACGTCTCTTGTGGAATCGAGTCATCATGTGGAGATTCTACAACGGGATCCCAAATCGCCACTGTTTTCTGTAAACACCTTCGAAAACTTGCATTTGTGAGTAATAGGATTTCCAAATCATTATATTTAGCACATAGAAAGTCCACAAACAGATTCCAGTCTCTTATAAAGCGGTCTATAATATATAATAGATTGTTAACCGAGGGATTTGAAGATTAGTATATTGTTCAGCTTAACGTTGactgttttttctactttcttcatatgtatataagtatatgtacgtgtgtgtgtgtgtgtgtgtgtatgtatagatagatacatagagagagaaagaaaagaaagagcagtaaaacaaacaaaatgaaacaaaagaaaatatacattcaaccctaacaacaacaacaaaaagaaaaagtagcAAATTCATATATATGAATTCATAAATATATGAATTtactgccttttcttttctttcagcaaTCAGCCAGGGTGGATCCTACATGTTGaatgttaaatttaattgatcactttttcctctctctttttttttttttgtacactattatttttcttttttgttgttagggttgaataaatgtttatttttgtttcattttgtttgttttactgtttgtattttattttttaatgataaaGCAATACATAACATTAAAAGAATTTCCAAGTCATTTACCTTGATGCATTCattcttaattattattaataacaataacaatgttATGAATTGTTATTAATTGTTCAGCAGTACATTTGAACCTCTTGCTGTTTTGACAGGAAGCCAGAACTATTGCAAGGTATTTATGGCATGGGTTTTAACAGGCCATCCAAGATACAGGAATCCGCACTGCCAATTATGCTTGCTGATCCGTAAGTTGCTTTAAAAGAAATTAGGAGGACCTTGCTTGCTCAGGAAAACCCCATATCAATTAGGCAGTGACGTCTATTAGCTGATTGAATCTGATGGGAATCTCAGTTTATCTGCCTTGAAGCTGAACTATTGCATTTCTTTCTTGGGGTGTCAAAGATGGTAATTGTATAAAAAGAATGCTGAACTGATTGACGAGACTTTGGGGTTCTAATGAGCAAAACAGCTTTTTTCTGGATGGGGCTGCGGTGATGATGAGGTATTGTTCCAAAACAATCCAGAGATTTATGTTTGCTTTACATATGACAGTCCTGTTGCAGAAATCTTGTCAGCTTATTCAGTTTTGTTCATCCTTTGAAATTGTATACTTtaatatattattgttattattattgtatctTTTCTTAGTCTTTCAGGCTTGGTTTTATGTAATGTTCTCCTGGTTCTCCTTATTTAAATGCCCTTTCCACTTTATTTTTTGTCTGTTTAAAAAGAAATCCTGGAatggtttcatttctttttctctcgTTGGTCAGTTGCTCTCTATTTGCACAAATGTTAATGAAGTAATTTTGTATTTCAGACCCCAAAATCTTATAGCACAAAGTCAGTCAGGGACTGGCAAAACAGCTGCATTTGTTCTGGCTATGCTGAGCAGAACAGACCCAAAGAAGGAATTTCCACAGGTAAAAGTCACTGATTTGCTCAAACCTTGCTGCTTTCTTCAAGGACAGTTCACCAATGCTGTTCTGTGAGCAGAACTTTTGGCCTTAGCTCGAGTAAGACTGCTTCTGTGCCTTTCCTTGCCTGAAAAATATGATAGCAAAAGCTTTATaatctgaggtttttttaaaaaaaaaatactttccacTCAAATTTTAATTCCTTGCTTTTTTGGCACACATTTAAGGAATTTAGCTATGTGGGCAGTGATGAAACAATTcatccaaatattattttattggacCAATTCAactcatacacacaaacacacccataCACACAGACAGTTGATCTCAAAATGCTTTCCAAAATTGCCTGCTAAAAAAACAAGGTGTGAGTGAGAAACTTACTCAGGTAatatctgcctttttaaaaaatttgctctAGAGTTGTTCATATAGAAACAGCAAAAATCTTTTACAAGTTCAAGGACATATTTAGTCAATGGGTAACCAGTcaggaaagtacaggtagtccttgacttacgaccacaattgaggccaaaatttttgttgctaagtgaaacatttgttaattttgccccattttacgaacatATGGGCcacaattgttcagtgaatcaccacagttgttaatttagtaacaccgttgttaagtgaatctgactttccccattGCTTGccacaaggtcgcaaaaggggatcacatgaccctgggatactgtaaCAGTCATGAATGTGagtagttgccaaacatccaaatttgaaaaaataaataaataaataataaataaattttgatcatgtaactatgGAGAATACTGGAATGGTTGCAAATGtcaagaatggtcataagtcacttttttcagtgatattgTAACTTTGCACTATCACTAAAATAactcttgtaagttgagaacttcatgcaaaggtggggggaattcaGGTGTGTGATCACAAGACTCACTCCAATATGAGTCTGTCTTGCTTAAAATACAAAGAGTGGCGCCAAAATAATCCACATTTTATGAATGTGCTGCAGTTCAGATCCTTTTGAATGGAACATGGGAACAATTGCTGTGAGATAGAGATTTCATAAGAGGTAGATACTTCGTTAGCCATactcatgtttccccaaaaataagacagggtttcatattaatttttgctccaaaagatgcattagggcttatttactggttaggtcttatttctgGGGAAACTACGGTACTAAATACacccactgttgtgacccaggcccaagtaggtaggaggaaactcagtcagtgaaaaaacaaactttattcgaacagctgagaattaactcattctcagcatagttcaactaaattaaagcaaattcctcccaacactaaTTCCTCAGTcccatcgcaaaccttggtccaattaggcaaactgccaaaggtctttcttggcaaatgttcagaagtcacaaaaataaatgcaagacgtagacaaagaagaagacaaagctaccaatgattttctggcaaagcccaaacgccgttgctggtctgttttaagccttgtgggaggggccaatcatctctcggccctactcctgagtcgtcctctttgcttgagctgctcttgccttctggcagctcttctcatgtgtgcattaggaacaggcttctcctgttcctctgcctcactactttcagcctctggaggttctggagtccgcacctcactccccgatggccctggccccacttcagcctcatcactgtctgactccattgccagctttgcaggcagctggcggaccacaacacccatctggctgacaattttAACggatttattttgggggtagggcttatattacgagcatcctgaaaaatcatgctaggacttattttccggttgggtcttattttcagggaaatggtAATTACTCCATAGTTAAGTCATAATTGAAAAAGCACCCCAGGAAGCTGAATCAATGAATGTAAAAATGTGCATCTCTTGttcaaaattacatttaaaatttgGCTACAGGCTATATAGATAAGTCATGCATTTCTCTTGTCTTGCCTTGAAGTGCCTCTGCCTCTCTCCCACCTTTGAACTGGCTGTTCAAACTGGACATGTTGTTGAGAAAATGGGAAGATTCTGTGTCAATATAAATGTTAATTATGCTGTTCGAGGCAACAGAGGTAAAGATTTCTTACATACTCTATGTGCTAGATGTTTAACCTGCCTTTCCTCCATCACCTTCTGGAGTTACATCTTCTGCCTCTTCTAGTTTTTGGCCCTAatccactgtttctcaacctggacaactttaagatgcgtggactttaactcccagaattccatagccaacatcttaaagttgccaacattaAGAAACACAGCCTCCTAAGCAATAACCCTCTGAAGTGGGTTGGACTGAAAAGGAATAATTGGTCCAGAGTCATCCAGTGAATTTTCGTGACTGAAGATCTAGTTGATCCTGGGTCCTCAAGTAAAAGTCCATCATCCTGACTGTCAGGGTCTCTCTCTGCAAAGCCACCCTCTCTTCCTTATGGTAATACTCCTGAACTTATTTTGTAGAACGCAATGTTGCCGATCTCCCTTGATGCATGCTCATGACCGCATCTCTACTTCATATAGGGGATTCtttcacaggttttttttaaaattttgtaggAATCTTTTCAGTCACTAAGAACAATATTACAGTTCCATTTTTCATCCACCTAGATGATTTTTGCTTCAGACCAGGAAATTTTCTGTGGTGTTCATGTTAATTTGTCTGAATctttgggtggggtggggctgtatTGGATGAATGATATTGCTGTAATTtatagaataatggagttggtagggatcttggaagtcttctagtccaaccccctgctcaagcaggagaccctaaactatTTTCGACAATtgttgtccagtcccttcttaaagcctccattgttggaacatccacaacttctgaaggtgttccactggttgattgttttaactgtcaggaagtttcttcttagttctaggttgcttctctccttagttgattagtttccatccactgcttcttgtcctgccctctggtgctttggaaaataggttgatcctttcttctttgtggcagcccctcaaatattggaacactgctatcatgtcaaccctagttcttttcactagactagacatgtcCAGTTTGGTTTTTAGATTGTAAGCTACTCCAGAGTTGTGATGGCCTTGGCCAACCGtacaattttaacaaatttaataCATTGTggataaatatacaaaataatcaTACTTTTTCTTACAACCATAATATATTAGGAACTACTTTAAACTACTAGTTATTGCAGTATTtagttatttgtatcccaccatgGCATTTGGTAATGTTGGCTTAACCATACTCCAGAAATGTCAGAATGAACTTCCAATAGATGCCTATACTGTATATTGAGAAGAACTTGTCAGTTGCTTATGGGATAGTGTGAGGGCCATGGTGTAAACTCATTCTCTTCAAACTTCTTTTTGTGAGGTCCAGAGTAGATAATACAATTCCCGCCATATATTCCATACAATATTATAAATCCTATGAGTCTCAGCCAGCAGACCAGGAATATCTAATTAGGTGTGGGTGACATTCCAAAATATCTGGATGGCACCAAGACCTACTTGcctgactccctttttgaaaaagAAGGCACAAAAGCTATGCATGCTTCTCTTTTGGGGTTCAATAAGATTAATAATGTTTATTCTCACATTTGTTTTGCCTTCATAGCAGTCCTATAGGGTGCCCAACATTCTCTTCGATTTCTTCCTTAAGTATGAAATTGGCCTGGAGaccctaaagagaaatttcctgacagctagaacaattaccgtatttttcagagtataagacacaccttagttttcggggaggaaaataagaaaaaagttgattggcaggtggattggcctccgggaatacccccaatcagctgttcccagaggtgaattttagcaacaggttccttggttgtgagctctgtgccttgcttttttttttttttgctttttttctgcctctgaaacgaaaaaacttctttctgcctctgaaagcctgcaaaacagcttcagaaaaaaagcctctgaagctctgtttgggagcttcttttctgaagctccgtttggggcttttcttctaagctccatttggggctttttttctgaggctccatttctgatgcttttttcagcctctgaaacttccgtttgagaagctgggcagggctacattcagagtattaagacgcatccagattttcaccctcttttttgggggggaaaaggtgcatcttatactccaaaaatacggtaatcagtGAAATGAGTTGccgccagaagttgtgggtgctccaacactggaggtttgtaagaagagattggacaaccatttgtctgaaatagtagatggtttcctgcttgagcaggaggttggactagaagatctccaaggtcccttccaatctgttattctgttgattTGAGGTTCCTAATTATCCAGCGTATTCAATTTCATATTTCCCTCATTCTGAACGAGATTAAAGAAAAACAACTTCACAAAAATACTATTACATAGTCCTCTAAGTTTTTTTCATTGCACAGATAAtcctttttacatatatatatgtttttcttagtTCCGAGGGGGACTTCAATAAGAGAACAAATAATAATTGGAACACCAGGGACCCTGCTAGATTGGTGTTTTAAACTAAAGCTTTTTAATCTGAAGAATATCAAAGTGTATGTGCTGGATGAAGCAGATGTCATGATCGATAAACAGAATTTCTTGGATCAGAGTGTTCGTATCCAGAGGTAaatcatgtttttcttctttttgtttgtgAATAATAGTTTCTTTTCCACTGCTAAACATCCTGAATATTTAACTTTTCCCAAGTTGCCTCAATGCCACCCGTCATCCAAAAGACAGTCCTAAAAATACAGatcatgtaaataataataaaaaaacatttatcCATTTATATTATTGAGAACATCATTAAGATTCTTTTGCCAGGGCAAAAGCAGATCTCAGATTAAACAAATGCTGCTTCATGTGATACAGAAGAAAAGCATGGATGTTTTGGCTTTGCAAGAAGCTGGGTTGATCGACAACTTTTGATGCCTACCGTTTGTCATGGTATCTGCTGCAAAATCACCCAAGTCACTGGTCACTTCAGTTATACAATGCCCCTCTTAAAATTCCTGTACCAGATTTTTTTCCTATGCACTGTCTTCCTGTCTCCAATTTGAGAGCTCTTCTGCCCCCATGGAGTCAACAAACCATTGCTCTGTTTATCCCAGGACCATAAAATGTAGGGACTTTCAGTTGTTACTCAGTTCTGGTTGCCATCAACTGAACCAGCATGGCCCATAGAGAGGAATCATGGAAGCTACAGTCCGAATAGACCTTTGCTCATCTTTGATCTATGAAATTACCATCCTCAAGAGctatggtagcacagtggttagaatgcagtattctgcccactgccaggagttcgatcctgattggctcaaagttgactcagccttccatcctcctgaggttgttaaaatgaggactcagattgttggggcaataggctgactccataaactacttagagagggctgtatgaAGTGGTATATTTATTTGgacaatttatattgctgcctactcaCTCAAGACAACTTAAGGCAGCTTCcaggaaataaaaacacaatataaaagaaattaaaataataacccctacccaggggtgaaatgttcccggttcgcactgtctcccccgattaggtagcgatggcagctgctggttcagaggaccagtagcaaaaatccctggccccacccccctgcctctgctgagccgcaccatcagcagttttttttttttacttttaaaagtttttcttcaaacgaaacatgcctttaaaagtaaaaaaaaaaccctctgatgatcgcgcggctga
Proteins encoded in this region:
- the DDX25 gene encoding ATP-dependent RNA helicase DDX25 — protein: MEGKTWEKPIYLAMGLGGMPMGHPGHVENNLCRPSLPGRLQHPQPFSGTGCVVRRNNAIMEKQDEKDDDRVSVAEMSLLNKLIRTSLVESSHHVEILQRDPKSPLFSVNTFENLHLKPELLQGIYGMGFNRPSKIQESALPIMLADPPQNLIAQSQSGTGKTAAFVLAMLSRTDPKKEFPQCLCLSPTFELAVQTGHVVEKMGRFCVNINVNYAVRGNRVPRGTSIREQIIIGTPGTLLDWCFKLKLFNLKNIKVYVLDEADVMIDKQNFLDQSVRIQRALSPDCQLLLFSATFEEPVLKFAQRIIPEPNIIKLRREELTLSNIRQYYFECEKKEEKFRALCNIYGSITIGQAIIFCQTRYNAKWLYHALRDDGHQVSLLIGELTVDQRAEVIQQFRDGKFKVLITTNICARGIDVMQVTIVVNFTLPTTVFRGPDFEAYLHRIGRTGRFGKKGLAFNMVERKNLPLLFEIQDHFQIVIQRLDPEDMEALEKIED